The following are encoded in a window of Arctopsyche grandis isolate Sample6627 chromosome 2, ASM5162203v2, whole genome shotgun sequence genomic DNA:
- the LOC143922303 gene encoding proton-coupled amino acid transporter-like protein acs has product MSSNKEEMVNLQSLDSPKNGKGDPESSPVNASSEEDYNPHMHRQLAHATTNAETLVHLLKGSLGTGIMAMPQAFFNAGLISGTINTILIGVLCTYCLHVLVRSQYELCKRKRVPVLTYPESMKMALEVGPTCFRRFAPAAPIIIDVFMIVYQLGICCVYIVFVANNIKQICDAYMPELDIKLHMCILFLPLIGINCIRNLKLLAPFSTFANVITFVGMALILVYVLQDMKPVSELDMVGYLRNFPLFFGTTLFALEAVGVIIALENNMKTPASFGGYFGVLNIGMSVIIVLYVLMGALGYMRYGGDSKDSITLNLPQDEIMSQVVKVIFAIAIFISYGLQCYVPVELIWNTYIKKRVEGSEYKLVYEYILRVALVLATFILAIAIPRLSLFISLFGALCLSAMGIAFPAIMELCVAWPDKFGPYKWLLIKDVLLILFGLIGLVAGTYTSLVDIVKSFM; this is encoded by the exons ATGAGTTCCAATAAAGAGGAAATGGTGAATTTACAGTCGCTGGATAGCCCAAA GAACGGCAAGGGTGATCCGGAATCAAGTCCGGTAAATGCATCATCCGAAGAAGATTACAATCCTCACATGCACAGACAACTGGCACATGCCACCAC aaatgCAGAGACTCTAGTTCATTTGTTAAAAGGAAGCTTAGGTACAGGTATCATGGCCATGCCTCAGGCTTTTTTCAATGCCGGTCTCATCTCAGGAACCATCAATACAATCCTCATAGGAGTTTTGTGCACTTACTGCTTGCACGTTTTG GTGAGATCTCAGTACGAGTTGTGCAAACGGAAAAGAGTGCCCGTGCTCACGTATCCAGAATCCATGAAAATGGCGCTAGAAGTGGGACCTACCTGTTTTAGAAGATTCGCGCCAGCTGCTCCTATCATCATCGACGTGTTCATGATCGTTTATCAATTGGGAATATGTTGTGTTTACATCGTCTTCGTGGCTAATAATATTAaacaa ATATGTGACGCATACATGCCCGAGTTGGACATCAAATTGCATATGTGCATCTTGTTCCTACCTTTGATTGGCATCAACTGCATACGAAACTTAAAACTCCTGGCTCCATTTTCAACCTTCGCCAACGTGATCACCTTCGTGGGGATGGCTCTCATATTGGTGTACGTGCTCCAGGATATGAAACCCGTGTCAGAACTGGACATGGTGGGCTACCTCAGAAACTTCCCGTTATTCTTTGGAACCACACTTTTCGCACTAGAAGCTGTAGGAGTG ATTATCGCATTGGAGAATAACATGAAGACTCCAGCCTCGTTCGGGGGCTATTTTGGCGTCTTGAACATAGGTATGAGTGTAATAATCGTCTTGTACGTGCTCATGGGTGCTCTCGGCTACATGAGATACGGAGGCGATTCCAAGGATTCCATCACTTTGAACCTGCCTCAAGATGAGAT CATGTCTCAGGTCGTCAAGGTAATATTCGCAATCGCCATATTCATCTCGTACGGTTTGCAGTGCTACGTGCCCGTGGAGTTGATCTGGAACACTTACATCAAAAAGAGGGTCGAAGGCAGCGAATACAAATTGGTTTACGAGTACATATTGAGGGTCGCTCTCGTGCTTGCCACAT TTATCCTGGCGATCGCCATCCCGAGGCTGAGCCTGTTCATATCGCTGTTCGGAGCTCTGTGCTTGTCCGCCATGGGGATAGCTTTTCCGGCCATCATGGAGCTTTGCGTCGCGTGGCCCGATAAATTTGGACCTTACAAATGGCTGTTGATCAAGGATGTCCTGCTTATCCTGTTCGGCCTGATTGGGCTTGTGGCAGGCACCTACACCAGCCTCGTGGACATCGTCAAGTCCTTCATGTGA